The following proteins are encoded in a genomic region of Streptomyces sp. SLBN-31:
- a CDS encoding transcriptional regulator, with the protein MPERNLEFGKYGARGIKGHEAVARQLDALAGYIATPVTVRRGLLARLHYLTRTDHARAAARAAGLTVTDRTVRAWLDGTRSPSRRNLERVERAYRTVRRENVARYLTARLNRAGRGTRVEIHPLNQSGVDRPRQRVVEFRTLNVRRWDRIVAAWAAGDDRELDEAWVDQVVDLGSQWGQYEYVTNVGFAA; encoded by the coding sequence ATGCCTGAGCGGAACCTCGAGTTCGGCAAGTACGGCGCCCGCGGCATCAAGGGCCACGAGGCCGTGGCCCGCCAACTGGACGCGCTCGCCGGCTACATCGCCACGCCCGTCACCGTCCGGCGAGGTCTGCTGGCCCGTCTGCACTATCTCACCCGCACCGACCACGCCCGCGCCGCGGCCCGGGCCGCCGGTCTGACCGTCACCGACCGCACCGTGCGCGCCTGGCTTGACGGCACCCGGTCGCCCTCGCGGCGGAACCTGGAGCGCGTCGAGCGGGCGTACCGCACCGTGCGGCGCGAGAACGTCGCCCGCTACCTGACCGCCCGCCTCAACCGCGCCGGCCGCGGCACCCGCGTGGAGATCCACCCGCTCAACCAGTCCGGCGTCGACCGGCCCCGCCAGCGCGTCGTGGAGTTCCGCACCCTCAACGTGCGCCGCTGGGACCGCATCGTCGCCGCCTGGGCGGCCGGCGACGACCGGGAACTCGACGAGGCCTGGGTCGACCAGGTCGTCGACCTCGGCTCGCAGTGGGGCCAGTACGAGTACGTCACCAACGTCGGCTTCGCCGCCTGA
- a CDS encoding VOC family protein, producing the protein MRPRPRFTLAATTLDAPDARELARFYERLLGWPVRKEETGWVEIAPPDGGAGLSFQTEPLYTRPRWPPARSAQQMMMHLDIQVDDLPSAVEQAVALGGTEADFQPQDDVRVLLDPAGHPFCLFVRSASN; encoded by the coding sequence ATGAGACCCCGACCGCGTTTCACACTGGCCGCGACCACTCTCGATGCACCGGACGCCCGCGAGCTCGCGCGGTTCTATGAGCGCCTGCTCGGGTGGCCTGTGCGGAAGGAAGAGACGGGCTGGGTGGAGATCGCACCGCCCGACGGCGGTGCCGGACTCTCCTTCCAGACCGAACCGCTCTACACGCGCCCGCGGTGGCCGCCGGCCCGTTCCGCGCAGCAGATGATGATGCACCTGGACATCCAGGTCGACGACCTGCCATCGGCCGTCGAGCAGGCCGTAGCCCTGGGCGGGACCGAGGCGGACTTCCAGCCCCAGGACGACGTACGCGTCCTGCTGGACCCGGCAGGTCATCCCTTCTGCCTCTTCGTGCGCTCCGCCTCGAACTAG
- a CDS encoding antibiotic biosynthesis monooxygenase encodes MYTVMNRIPVPAAGAVAFEERFAASMRETLPGVPGLVTARLLRPQHAGGAYAAVMDFTSRDAFMAWMGSPAFRAAHGPSTGGTGGDVETFETVASVGA; translated from the coding sequence ATGTACACGGTGATGAACCGGATACCGGTCCCCGCGGCCGGCGCGGTGGCTTTCGAGGAGCGGTTCGCGGCGAGCATGCGCGAGACGCTGCCGGGCGTGCCGGGTCTGGTCACGGCGCGTCTGCTGCGCCCGCAGCACGCGGGCGGGGCGTACGCGGCGGTCATGGACTTCACGTCCCGCGACGCCTTCATGGCCTGGATGGGCTCGCCCGCCTTCCGCGCCGCTCACGGGCCGTCCACCGGCGGGACGGGCGGCGACGTGGAGACCTTCGAGACCGTCGCCTCCGTCGGCGCCTGA